The Mauremys reevesii isolate NIE-2019 linkage group 1, ASM1616193v1, whole genome shotgun sequence genome has a segment encoding these proteins:
- the STYXL2 gene encoding serine/threonine/tyrosine-interacting-like protein 2 — MASGKDSDSEQVVPDEEDRPDVKAVQARYLRSPSPSQYSVISDTDTESIFMEPIHLSSAVAAKQIINEELKTKEVKVDSVCPGMLESAEQLLVEDLYNLVKEKIDDTSLFNTPCVMDLQRALMKDRLESPWDPVDEVWPNVFIAEKSVAVNKGRLKRLGITHILNAAHGTGVYTGPDFYNGLNIQYLGIEVDDFPEMDISKHFHQAAEFLDEALLTYRGKILVSSEMGISRSAVLVAAYLMIFHHMTILEALMTIRKKRAIYPNDGFLKQLRELNEKLLEEREQEDPGDDDDTASQSSVIEAGTHSLLSGVEVSGSVVGAKVHSITVEEEDTTSILGSVMSSSSMGKASLVSKQPTLISEEEEEQLYEEWRQKQGLPAREPPNQDVESTPTKFPDQGGEESEENVERIIQEWQSRNAKYEKEGYWLPREEDGVSNMGERPYPSSELGDTESVSSLDIQILKQQLEASSINRLRRGRTDSMSTESTWDMWNKRLLEIEKEAAQRYRSRNKSGVESPEPEPGRKGRDVDEESVISDTSSFHNFCKKNKDKLTPLERWKIKRIQFGFHKKDLESSVSPKMEDGSQPVEESAEEEKDLSDVNLTAYQAWKIKHQKRVGNENKDDIVELAKGEDSASAKRKQRRMELLEHSKKILEESQSLCSWETESAMSGSIPLSSLWPSTPSISGAEDSASSLSMQSNRSSLPQNRSSAGAMQPQMPTTPLPNIPVGPGDVISMASIQNWIASVVNETIAQKQNEIMMLSHPPSTLASSVKSGDFGRCLDDDKASLLSAQSGLSVASSLLRQRNMNGADTQSILSSNASMSMRAGGSSSSMRVTQTSKPLYSLFADDIDLKKLSRKEKEMQMEMREKMSDYQIEKLVRDNKRSTLFKKKKAQGEDEEKVEDNTENTIGGIRYPFQTDLDRTDPASAFSGQFANTGAMNSEVETNVDKWLSGLKAEGKTSYHDHAEKAREKYNRSSTLREVDSEACKYSFSRSQRDEVNSSSSYQCKGDSLRTTSRFSSTSAKEDKEMYKFTRTKARETSSREESPEPSYDSESSGPSTQSRVRSRHLEKSEEESSSNMSEFGAKRKFIQSFSKSEDDGDREEKVEESEERFASRQFSQYRRSTHKEEEMDDDAIIAAWRSRQEETKAKLRRRREE; from the exons ATGGCAAGCGGCAAGGACTCAGACAGCGAGCAGGTGGTACCAGATGAAGAGGATAGGCCAGACGTGAAGGCAGTGCAGGCCCGCTACctccgcagcccctcccccagcca GTATTCAGTGATATCGGACACAGACACAGAAAGCATCTTCATGGAGCCTATCCACCTGTCCTCTGCAGTAGCTGCTAAACAGATAATAAATGAAG AGCTGAAGACAAAGGAGGTCAAAGTGGATTCAGTTTGTCCGGGGATGTTGGAGTCTGCAGagcagctgctggtggaggaCCTGTACAATCTAGTTAAAGAAAAGATTGATGACACCAGCTTGTTCAACACACCGTGTGTGATGGACTTGCAGAGGGCACTCATGAAGGACAGGCTGGAGTCCCCCTGGGATCCTGTGGATGAAGTCTGGCCCAACGTCTTTATAGCAGAAAA gAGTGTTGCAGTGAACAAAGGCCGTCTGAAGAGGCTTGGGATCACTCATATCCTGAATGCGGCTCATGGTACTGGCGTGTACACAGGGCCAGATTTCTACAATGGTTTGAATATCCAGTACTTGGGCATTGAGGTGGATGATTTCCCAGAGATGGACATTTCCAAACACTTTCACCAGGCTGCGGAGTTCCTTGATGAAGCACTGCTGACATACAGAG GTAAAATCCTGGTAAGCAGTGAAATGGGAATCAGTCGCTCAGCTGTGCTGGTGGCTGCTTACCTGATGATCTTCCACCACATGACCATTTTAGAGGCCCTGATGACTATAAGGAAGAAGCGTGCCATTTACCCCAATGACGGCTTCCTGAAACAGCTCAGGGAGCTCAATGAGAAGCTGCTGGAGGAACGAGAGCAGGAAGACCCTGGGGATGATGATGACACAGCCAGCCAGAGTTCTGTCATCGAAGCAGGGACCCATTCCCTGCTGTCTGGAGTGGAGGTCTCTGGGAGTGTCGTGGGAGCCAAAGTGCACTCCATCACAGTAGAGGAAGAGGATACCACCAGCATTCTGGGAAGTGTTATGAGTTCTTCCTCCATGGGAAAAGCTAGCTTGGTTTCCAAACAACCCACTCTgatcagtgaggaggaggaggaacagctGTATGAGGAATGGAGGCAGAAGCAAGGCCTGCCAGCAAGAGAGCCACCAAATCAGGATGTGGAAAGCACACCTACAAAATTTCCAGATCAAGGAGGAGAGGAATCTGAGGAGAATGTGGAACGGATTATTCAAGAGTGGCAGAGTCGAAATGCAAAATATGAAAAGGAAGGTTATTGGCTACCCAGGGAGGAGGATGGAGTCTCCAACATGGGAGAAAGGCCGTATCCTTCAAGTGAACTGGGTGACACGGAGAGTGTGAGCAGCCTTGACATCCAAATCCTGAAGCAACAACTGGAAGCCAGCAGCATCAACAGACTGAGGAGGGGCCGCACAGATTCTATGTCTACGGAGAGCACCTGGGATATGTGGAACAAGAGGCTGCTGGAGATTGAGAAGGAAGCTGCTCAGAGATACCGTTCCAGGAATAAAAGTGGTGTTGAAAGTCCAGAACCAGAGCCAGGAAGAAAGGGCAGAGATGTGGATGAGGAGAGTGTTATCTCAGATACCAGCTCCTTTCATAACTTCTGTAAAAAGAACAAAGACAAGCTGACCCCTCTTGAAAGGTGGAAGATCAAGAGAATCCAGTTTGGCTTTCACAAGAAGGATTTAGAATCCTCTGTGTCCCCCAAGATGGAAGATGGCAGCCAGCCAGTCGAGGAGTCAGCAGAAGAAGAGAAGGATCTATCAGATGTCAACCTGACAGCGTACCAGGCCTGGAAAATAAAACACCAGAAGAGGGTGGGCAATGAGAACAAGGATGATATTGTGGAGCTTGCCAAAGGCGAAGATTCTGCTTCAGCCAAAAGGAAGCAGAGGAGAATGGAGCTACTTGAACATTCAAAAAAGATCCTGGAAGAAAGCCAGTCCCTGTGCAGCTGGGAGACAGAGAGCGCAATGAGTGGGAGTATCCCGCTGTCATCTCTTTGGCCCTCAACACCTTCCATAAGTGGTGCTGAAGATTCAGCTTCTTCACTGAGCATGCAGAGCAACCGTTCATCTTTACCTCAGAACAGAAGCAGTGCTGGGGCTATGCAGCCCCAAATGCCAACCACACCTCTACCCAACATCCCAGTTGGCCCAGGTGATGTGATATCCATGGCCAGCATTCAGAACTGGATTGCCAGTGTGGTTAACGAAACCATTGCTCAGAAACAAAATGAGATAATGATGTTGTCCCACCCGCCCTCCACACTGGCCTCCAGCGTGAAGTCAGGTGACTTTGGCAGATGCCTCGATGACGACAAGGCCTCCCTTCTCAGTGCACAGAGTGGTTTGTCTGTAGCTAGCTCTCTGCTCCGCCAGAGGAACATGAACGGTGCTGACACCCAGTCCATTCTGTCTTCCAATGCCTCAATGAGCATGAGGGCAGGAGGGTCTAGCTCAAGCATGAGGGTGACTCAAACAAGCAAGCCACTGTACAGCCTCTTTGCAGATGACATTGACCTGAAAAAACTCAGCCGGAAGGAGAAGGAGATGCAGATGGAGATGAGAGAAAAAATGTCAGATTATCAAATCGAGAAGCTTGTCAGAGACAACAAGCGCAGCACTTTATTTAAGAAGAAGAAGGCCCAGGGAGAAGATGAAGAGAAAGTCGAAGACAACACAGAGAACACAATAGGTGGCATTCGGTACCCTTTCCAAACAGATCTTGACAGAACTGATCCAGCTTCTGCTTTCTCTGGTCAGTTTGCAAATACTGGTGCCATGAATTCAGAGGTGGAGACCAATGTTGATAAGTGGCTGAGTGGCCTGAAAGCAGAAGGAAAGACATCATATCATGACCATGCTGAAAAGGCTAGAGAGAAATACAATAGATCATCCACTCTCAGAGAGGTGGACTCTGAAGCATGCAAGTATAGCTTCTCCAGATCCCAAAGAGACGAGGTGAACAGTTCTTCTTCCTATCAGTGTAAAGGTGATTCACTGAGAACCACATCAAGATTTTCCTCTACCTCTGCAAAAGAGGACAAGGAAATGTACAAGTTCACACGAACAAAGGCCAGAGAGACAAGTTCTAGGGAAGAAAGCCCAGAGCCGTCCTATGATTCTGAATCCTCAGGACCATCAACGCAGAGTCGAGTCAGATCCCGTCACTTGGAAAAATCTGAAGAGGAGTCTAGTTCCAACATGTCAGAATTTGGAGCAAAGAGAAAGTTCATTCAGAGTTTTTCAAAGTCTGAAGATGACGGAGACAGAGAAGAGAAGGTGGAAGAAAGTGAAGAGAGGTTTGCATCAAGGCAATTCTCACAGTACAGACGAAGCACCCACAAGGAAGAAGAAATGGATGATGATGCCATTATTGCTGCCTGGAGAAGCCGGCAAGAAGAAACTAAGGCAAAGCTCCGGCGAAGAAGAGAGGAATGA